From the Catharus ustulatus isolate bCatUst1 chromosome 2, bCatUst1.pri.v2, whole genome shotgun sequence genome, the window AGCAGATGAATACCAGGGTTATTGGCATTCATGGAGTGCTTGGTCTGGCTGGCAAATGATGACATCAATCTTGGTGAAAAAGGGATCATACATTATTCTATATGCAATCAAGTGCTACATTTCAACACTGGTgggacagtatttttttttccaagaaagatTATTAATAGGCAAGGGCCTGAACCACCAAACCGCTACTTAGAACAGCCTTTGCTCACAGAGGTTATCTCATTAGGCAACTGCCTTAGCAAAAAAAGGACCTTGTAATACAGGGATTGAGGAATTAGTAATGGAAAGAACAACTTTTCTAATTATagactaaaaaaaatttatgtaaGAAAGTCCATTTGTGGGCTTTGGAAGTATGTATGCTATCTGCTTCTTAACAATGGGAATCAAGTGAAAACTGGGAATTATTGAGGTTCTAACGAGCACAAACCCTGTTGCAAAATTCAAAAACTATCCCCTTACCATAATGTCCTCTATCACACAATGACCAATCCTGCTTGAGCAAGAAACCTAATCCCCATAAATGTCATACTGTCATACTGTTTATATGCTTGAATTCACTATAACTAATGACCAATTTATTCTTGAAAGAGGGCACTCTTGAAGACATCATGCCCTTTATTTTCATGGCAGACAAAGTAAAGGCTTTTTATGACCGcattatctgtatttttttatttatatattcaaaTATAATTATAACAGTTAATCAGAGCAAGGGAATAATGCACAATaacaacacagatttttttcctcctgatttcTGAAACTTCCTGTATTCTGCTCATGGGTATTTGAATCCATTTGGTTGGATCACAGCCAGCATGAACCAGAATGCCAAGGTATGTGTAATCACAGCAGAGTTATTTCCCTTTTAGTTTACTATGCTTCTCTTCTGACTCTCTATTAAACATTGTAAAATTAGTTGCCAGAAAGAGCAAGAACaatctctgcttttcatttattttagctAAAGCAGAAATACTGCAAAAACTGTACATGAACACACAGAGAAGGAGCTGTGACATTAGGGAGGGAGTTAAACATTTGCTGAGGTCTCTACCATTGTCCACTTCCCTGAACCATCTTCACTCTCTCAGGTTTAGGAAAAACCTTGGAATAATTATCATACTAATACACAAGACACATTTTCACTATTTTCTAATCCTAAAAGCAAGGTATAGTGTGAGAAATTGAAGGCAATGGACAACAGGTAAAATGAATACACAAAggatttcaaatttatttgtGGTAATTTAACTTTCAGTAGCTTTGTGTTGCCTCTCCCAACACATAAAACCTGAAGACATAGTCATATATTCTAATTCAATAAATAAGTAGATCTAGATATTCACTTTTGCAATAAGCACATCTCAGGTTAGtaaattgtttggttttgaacTTCATTCAATCCCCAATTTGGTTATTTCTCCCATAAACAGGGCTAACATTTTAAAGTATCTTCATACCTTTAATATATCCCCTAACACTGTTTTCTGTGCAAAAGACCAGTCTTATGGTGTTGTTTGAAACGAATTACAAATGAATAAAGTGATTTCTAATCATCTGGTAACTTCTGAACAGCATTCTCAGATCAACTGCTGCTTTTGGGATTAAATGCTATCCTTTCCCCACTTTCAGTTTAGGCTAAAGGATACAGTGGTTTATACCTTGGTTGCTTCTGTGTGGGATCAGAAGTGTTCTCCAGTGGCACAGGCCACGCTGAGTGGTCCCCAGGCCCCTCACCCATTTTGCAGCCTCccattcagctgctgctttgcaaaGAATAGtgtgaggaaggagggaaaggcCTAAGGATTGATGTGCTGTTTCCGCCTGGGGTGGTTGTTTTCTCCTCTAAGGCAGTGAGTATAGAGCACTGAATGAATGCAGACTTCAGATGTGCACATTGGAAGAAGgtaaggagaaagaaaaaaagtgcagGCAGAATGCCAGTGAGGCTATGGAGATGTGTGTGTGAGAGGGGTTGGACATGTGTGGAAGGAATGCTGGGTGGAGAATCAAAGAATTATACAATCATTTGGGGTGGAACAGACTTTCAATGCTCACCAAGTCCAATCCCACTGCATGGGGAGGTGTGTCTTGGCAATGACACCAGCTATGCACCTGAGGGActgagtgagagcagcagtgggcaAATGAGTGGGCAAGGGCTTGTCTCTCAGTACTGGACTCAATGTCCTTCTTCCCCTGCTGCACTTCTCCAGCATCAAGTTGCATTATtctgaggaggggaaggagtaATGGAAACCTCTATTCCTCTGGTTTTAGAGGAAGCATTAAGTTGGAGTCCCTTTGCAAATGACTGGGACTATCCCAACTTGAATGTAGCTCATTCCATATGGTGTAAATCTTTctccagaaaaatcacagagtTTAATAGTGCCTGGCCAAATTTCACAAGCTGTGGTGCATTTATTTATCAGAGACAAAGACAGTGCAGAAGAAATCTGCCTTGCAACAGCAAAGTGCTTAAATGCTCAGCTTGCCAGCTTCTGTCCACCTCTGTGAAAGGTTCTCGGCTCTCAGGGTCAGCAGATCTAATGGATCTTTGCtcttcactgaaaatttttCCAACTCATGTCACGGCTTATCCTGTACAGATTTTCCTCCAGGCTCTTTAGCCACTAGAAAGGATGGATACTTTCTGTTTTTCCTAAAAGTCCTGTTACTTACAACAGAGCTTTACAGCAACTCTCCTTCTAGCACATGGGGTTAGCCTAGAGCACACGGGGTTAGTCTAGAGCACACAACATGGGACTGACGGAACCTCCTGTCCATCAGATCTTGTCCCATGTTGCCAGACACTACCACAAGTTTGTTCCTTTTGGAAATGGAAAGAGCTCCATCCTAATGGTActtattttttctgtcctgttAGCACTTCTGACAGTACTTTTCAAATAACAGATTTTCTTATGTTTAGAAATCATCCGATTTTTGGCTTAAGTGCAATAATGGGCAGCTCGTACCTGTTTGTTCTCGACAAAAATGCCCGCGTTGCACTAAAGCCTCGGTAAGGCAAGTTTTCACACATATTCCCACCAAGAGTCCCTGGCGCTGCTTCGCTCTCACAGATTCACGCCAGCCTCCCCGGGCAAGGACGGGTTTGGTGCCGGCGGGAGCTCGGCGCCCGGGCGCGGTGCGGTGCGGGTGGGGCGCGGGCAGCCGCGGTGCCTCGGTGCGGGCGCTCCGGCCACGGCGCCTCTGCACGGCTGCGGCCAGGGGCGAGGGGCTGCTGCGGCCGGCGCGTACGGCGGTGCGTGTTGGGGTAAGGGGCTGCGGAGCTGGGCAcggaggagggctgggaggcCGTGGGAGCCGCGGGGGGCGGAGGGCGCggcggcgggccgggccgcgggcggtgccggtgccgcggggccgtgcggggcgGCGGCCGGCGGGCCGGGCCCTGACGTCAGCGGCCGGGGCGGCTGCAGCTGCGGGCGGCGCTCCCGAAGCGGCGGTGGCTCCGCTCCGCTTCTGCGCTCACTCCGCGCTGCCGCAGCCCCCAGCGCCCGCGGCGCCCGGGCGCTCCCTCGCCGCGCAGGTAAgggcggtgcggggcgggcggcggcacCGGCACGGCGGGGCACGACCCGCTCGGCTCCGGCAGCGCGGAGCCGGGCTCTGGCACCGCCCGCCGCTCCCTCGCATCCTCTCCCGCGGCAACTAGTTGGGGAgcggccgggcggtgctgcccgCGGTGCGGGGATTTGCGGAGTCGGAGTGCCCCGTCCCGGCACCCTCGGCCGCCCAGCCGAGAGCCAGCTCGGAGCGGGGCCGTGGCGGGGCGCAGGGCGCCGGCTGCCGCAGCCGGGTTTGGGGCGGGGGGAGCTGCGCAGGGTGGGTGCCTCGGGGCGCTGATGTGTCCGGCTCCCTTTGCAGGCTGCTCGGGTACTTCAGAGCGAGCGGGAGCCTGAGCCGCCAGCATCCCGGGCATTTCCAGCGAGCGCCCGCCAGCAGCCCGGCACCGACGGAAATTTAGACGTCTtcagagaggggaggaagatCCTCATCTTCCGTAGCCTCCTCAATGAGTGCCAAGCTCTCCAGAGAGTTGAGACTGTCCCTGCCGCCTTGTCTTCTGAACAGGACATCTGCCACCTTAAATaccagcagcacctgcatcACGCAAGTGGGTCAACTCTTTCAGTCCTTCTCATCCACCCTGGTTTTAATTGTCCTGGTCACCCTCATCTTCTGCCTGATCCTCCTCTCCCTCACCACCTTCCACATCCacaagaggaagatgaagaagcGGAAAATGCAAAGGGCTCAGGAGGAGTATGAACGGGACCACTGTGCCCGCAGCAGCAATAGCAGCAGCCAGCACCCCGGGACAGTGGTGCAGGGAGAGGCACCCCAAGGAAGAGACAGCCGGCTGGGAAGACCCCCCCAGGACTCGGAGATCCAGCGCTCCTCTGCCTCGGCAGCCCCCAGCTCTCAGCAAGCACAGGCTTGTTTGGACACAGCTGGCGCGGGGCTCCTGCAGACGGTGATCTTGTCATGATGGTTTGGGGGAGACCTCGCGAAGGCACTGATTGATGTTTGTAAATATCTGAGTGATTATTCTAGTCCCcgaagaagaagaaaacattgcTAATTCAGACGAACGAACAAGCCCATGATCCAAGCGCATGACAGATCACATTGCGTTTCTCATTGACTGTCTGAGGAAAGGATGCATCTTTttgctggagaaggagctgcacACAGCTACTAAATATCAAGTCATCCACCCGCACGGCGGGGTCAGGGGTAGGGGGTCCCTTTTCTCTGGACATCATTACCCCATGTACAGGGATAATTGGGTTTCCCATGCTCTTGGGATTCCCACTGCACCCTGTATCACTGTTACATGGTGTGGgttggggtgtggggggagaGGCAGGTCTGGTGGGTGCCTTGGGACCCTTCTGTCATCTCAGAGCAGACTGATGGTACACTGTGGTCTCTCCTTTTGTGCTGGGATCTATGCCCCTCTCACTCCTCCCCGCCCTCTCACTCCTTTCCAGAACTGGATATTGCTTGGTGTAGAAATGACCATCCCTAGTTGGGCTTAACTGCAAGCACCCTCTGACCCCATGGCCCTGtgcccccagctgcagcacccactcACTATCTGGGGGATGGAGTCAACTGCATAGTGGAGCCTGAGCTTTCCTCTCCCATCAGCTCCCTTCATCTTGAGCACCACCCCCTTCCCCATGCCATGAACCGTGAAACCCAAGCCCAGTAGCGTTCTGTATGGAAAGGAGAGGTAATGTGCAGTAACTTGCCTGTGCCCTCCAGGGGAGGTTGTCTTTGTACCTGCTGTTGGTCCTGAAACAATCCAGTTCTGCTCCAGGCACCCTGCACTGAATGCCTGCCTATACAGCTTTGTAAGGAATCCTGCAGCAGTACAGATCTTGCTTCTACTTTTTTAGGCTGATATGTATTTCCAACCCTCCTAATCTTGTAGACAATTAGGTACAGACAACACttaattttattgtgtttcCTCTCTTGGGAAGCAAATAATGCAGTTGTGCAAAACGTCCACTCCCGAACCCTGGcagataattatttttgaagtgaCTGCTTAGAAGTGGTGTAGTTTATCCCCAGCAAGCACAGAGAGTTTTGTTGTCCCTGGATGGTGGATGTGAGTGGCTGCTGGTACTGGGTGTGTTGGAGGACGCAGTGTGGTTTACAGAAAATGCGTTTTTGCTTAGTGATTTAATCAATGATCATTACTTGAAGGTGCCTTAACAGCGTGCCGTATCCAAACTTTGAAACATGTAGCAGAGGCAGCCCTCTACTGTGCATGCTAACATCTAAAAATTACAGCAGAGAAGAAGTGATCCCGAgggatatatatatttttttttcctttctgttccaTAATTTAAAGTGATTTGAGGATATAGTAATAGTCCacagtttttaatattctgtatcctttgtattttttctctaaCATGCTCTGTCTGCCAGGGTGGCTGTCTAAAGAAATCCCAGACACATAGACCAGGAGGTCTGGAGCCGTAATCTGTGAGTGAATGTCATCGACCAATTTAAAACTGGGAAAGAGAGCTGCAGGAGTCCCCCATACTCCCATAATACCcccaaaatgcagaaatttcagGGCAGTATTTCTGTTACCCAGTTTTCTCGCTTCCTGATCTTTCCTGGTGTGATGGGAAACTGCTGTTAAGTTTGGATCTGTGCCTCCATCGCTTTAGGGAAGAGCTGTACCAGGGAGCCCAAGGAGCCGCTCCACCCGCTGAGGTTAGTGTGGTGAGCTGACTGATCGAGGGGTGTTTGCACATCGCTGGCTCTTGCTGATAATGGGTACTTCGTTGTTGCTGGGCAAGGAaattggctttgttttgtttcccctAATAAAGGATGCATGA encodes:
- the C2H11orf87 gene encoding uncharacterized protein C11orf87 homolog, which produces MSAKLSRELRLSLPPCLLNRTSATLNTSSTCITQVGQLFQSFSSTLVLIVLVTLIFCLILLSLTTFHIHKRKMKKRKMQRAQEEYERDHCARSSNSSSQHPGTVVQGEAPQGRDSRLGRPPQDSEIQRSSASAAPSSQQAQACLDTAGAGLLQTVILS